The following are from one region of the Sorghum bicolor cultivar BTx623 chromosome 2, Sorghum_bicolor_NCBIv3, whole genome shotgun sequence genome:
- the LOC8060740 gene encoding WAT1-related protein At5g64700 — translation MILRSIYGGMHIVAKGAFDEGMSTSVFVFYRHATAILFMVPVAFVLEIRRKTAPALSYKVSLKLFVHAFFGISGSINVYSIGLSYASATSSSAISNVLPVVAFFFAVLLRIESLNVKRFQGIAKLTGIVLCLAGVIELAFYQGPELKSFNHHRLLHHISNSHAEVTAPTVRSWLLGIFLMTLGTVFWALWTVLQGPMLDAYPSKLLNTTLQMVFAATQSFFIALAVERDFSRWKLKLDISLIAVLYSGILVSGIGYYMQVWVIDKSGPVFLAMTMPITLLVTIVLSSFLGEAVTLGSVLGGIIMVGGLYCVLWAKRTEQVVDVIKEETAAPVQATQV, via the exons ATGATCCTAAGGTCCATATACGGAGGCATGCATATAGTAGCCAAAGGTGCCTTTGATGAAGGGATGAGCACATCTGTCTTCGTTTTCTACAGGCATGCAACTGCTATTCTGTTCATGGTGCCAGTTGCTTTTGTGCTTGAAA TCCGCAGGAAAACTGCTCCAGCACTGTCATACAAAGTCTCTCTGAAACTATTTGTGCATGCATTCTTCGG GATTTCTGGTTCTATAAACGTATACAGCATTGGCCTCAGTTATGCTTCAGCAACATCCTCATCTGCAATATCAAACGTTCTGCCAGTAGTAGCTTTCTTTTTTGCGGTTCTTTTGAG GATTGAGTCTTTGAATGTGAAGAGATTCCAAGGAATTGCAAAACTTACTGGTATAGTGCTTTGCCTTGCTGGCGTCATTGAACTTGCATTTTACCAGGGGCCTGAACTGAAATCTTTCAACCACCACCGTCTTCTTCACCACATAAGTAACTCCCATGCTGAAGTTACTGCTCCTACAGTAAGAAGTTGGTTATTAGGAATTTTCCTAATGACATTAGGCACTGTATTTTGGGCTCTTTGGACAGTACTACAG GGGCCTATGTTGGACGCTTATCCATCCAAGCTTCTCAACACAACTCTCCAGATGGTTTTTGCAGCTACACAGAGCTTCTTCATTGCCCTTGCGGTCGAGAGAGATTTTTCACGGTGGAAGCTAAAGCTGGATATAAGTCTTATTGCCGTGCTTTACTCT GGCATACTTGTTTCAGGAATTGGATATTACATGCAAGTATGGGTGATTGATAAGAGTGGACCGGTTTTCTTGGCCATGACAATGCCGATAACTCTGCTTGTCACAATAGTTCTGTCTTCATTTCTTGGCGAAGCAGTTACCCTGGGAAG TGTCTTAGGTGGAATCATCATGGTTGGAGGTCTCTATTGTGTTCTTTGGGCAAAGAGAACTGAGCAAGTAGTAGATGTCATCAAGGAAGAAACAGCTGCTCCAGTCCAAGCAACACAAGTTTAA
- the LOC8055693 gene encoding uncharacterized protein LOC8055693, whose amino-acid sequence MVNCETNTHKMRVLVEKLLLSLFLVAFYQGCMVLSVEYDHTASIECLGDPMKPLYKGGIVQNSEFNSGLMGWSTYRNMKAGVSSSASGNKFAVVHGAGSSAVASSGKLLPSHSVYQRVQMQGDRHYSLSAWLQVSSSNGTTSSAHVRAIIKSPNGERVIAGAIDAKSGCWSMLKGGMTSDSSGHAEIYFESHAAVDIWVDSVSLQPFTFDEWDAHARRSAAKSRRRTVKVVVAMGAADGKPIAHANVSIELLRMGFPFGNAATKEITELPAYEKWFTSRFTVATFENEMKWYSTEWTQNHEDYGVADKMLSLMQRHGIKVRGHNVFWDDQNSQMKWVMPLSLAQLKAAIQKRLKSVVSRYAGKVIHWDVVNENLHFNFFETKLGPGASAQIFQQVGQLDRNPILFMNEFNTLEQPGDPNPTPAKYVAKMTQIRSYPGNGGLKLGVGLESHFSTPNIPYMRSSLDTLAKLKLPMWLTEVDVVKGPNQVKNLEQVLREGYGHPGVNGIVMWAAWHAKGCYVMCLTDNSFKNLPVGDVVDKLIAEWKTHRASATTDRDGAVELDLPLGEYKFTVRHPSLKAAAVQTVTVDDTSSSASEFTINVKS is encoded by the exons ATGGTAAACTGTGAGACAAACACACACAAAATGAGGGTtcttgtggagaagctgctactCTCGTTGTTTTTGGTAGCATTCTATCAAG GGTGCATGGTCTTGTCTGTAGAATATGATCACACGGCAAGCATCGAG TGCCTTGGCGACCCAATGAAACCCTTGTACAAGGGCGGCATTGTCCAGAACAGCGAGTTCAACAGCGGACTGATGGGGTGGTCGACGTACCGGAACATGAAGGCTGGCGTGAGCAGCTCGGCGTCCGGCAACAAGTTTGCAGTGGTGCATGGGGCGGGAAGCTCCGCCGTGGCCAGCAGTGGCAAGCTCCTACCGTCCCACAGCGTCTACCAGAGAGTCCAGATGCAGGGCGACAGGCACTACTCGCTATCAG CATGGTTACAGGTGTCGTCGTCGAATGGCACGACGTCGTCGGCCCATGTGAGGGCGATCATCAAGTCCCCTAACGGCGAGCGCGTCATCGCTGGTGCCATCGATGCCAAGTCCGGCTGCTGGAGCATGCTCAAGGGAGGCATGACCTCTGACTCTTCGGGACACGCAGAGATCTACTTCGAG AGCCACGCAGCTGTGGACATCTGGGTGGACAGCGTGTCACTGCAGCCCTTCACCTTCGACGAGTGGGACGCCCACGCCCGGCGCTCCGCCGCCAAGTCCCGTCGGCGAACCGTGAAGGTGGTGGTCGCCATGGGCGCCGCCGACGGCAAGCCGATCGCGCACGCCAACGTGAGCATCGAGCTCCTCCGCATGGGTTTCCCGTTCGGCAACGCGGCCACCAAGGAGATCACCGAGCTCCCCGCGTACGAGAAGTGGTTCACCTCGCGCTTCACCGTGGCCACCTTCGAGAACGAGATGAAGTGGTACAGCACGGAGTGGACGCAGAACCACGAGGACTACGGCGTCGCCGACAAGATGCTGAGCCTGATGCAGCGGCACGGCATCAAGGTCCGCGGCCACAACGTGTTCTGGGACGACCAGAACTCGCAGATGAAGTGGGTGATGCCGCTCAGCCTTGCCCAGCTCAAGGCGGCCATCCAGAAGCGCCTCAAGTCCGTCGTCTCCCGCTACGCCGGCAAGGTGATCCACTGGGACGTCGTCAACGAGAACCTCCACTTCAACTTCTTCGAGACCAAGCTAGGCCCCGGCGCGTCGGCGCAGATCTTCCAGCAGGTGGGGCAGCTGGACCGCAACCCGATCCTCTTCATGAACGAGTTCAACACGCTGGAGCAGCCCGGCGACCCCAACCCAACGCCGGCCAAGTACGTGGCGAAGATGACACAGATCCGGAGCTACCCCGGCAATGGCGGACTGAAGCTCGGCGTCGGACTGGAGAGCCACTTCAGCACGCCGAACATCCCGTACATGAGGAGCTCGCTGGACACGCTGGCGAAGCTCAAGCTGCCGATGTGGCTCACCGAGGTGGATGTCGTCAAGGGACCCAACCAGGTGAAGAACCTGGAGCAGGTGCTCAGGGAAGGGTACGGACACCCCGGCGTCAATGGCATCGTCATGTGGGCGGCGTGGCACGCCAAGGGCTGCTACGTCATGTGCCTCACGGACAACAGCTTCAAGAACCTCCCCGTCGGCGACGTCGTCGACAAGCTCATCGCGGAGTGGAAGACGCACCGCGCGTCCGCCACCACCGACCGCGATGGGGCGGTGGAGCTCGATCTGCCCCTAGGCGAGTATAAGTTCACCGTAAGACACCCGTCGCTGAAAGCTGCTGCGGTTCAAACCGTGACCGTCGACGACActtcgtcgtcggcgtcggagtTCACCATCAACGTCAAGTCCTAG